Part of the Solanum pennellii chromosome 10, SPENNV200 genome is shown below.
cttttatatattttgaatgtCGTAGTAATATTTTCGACTCCATTATATCAATAAAAGATATCATGTAAGTTGCGACGGTTATAAAATTCCTTTGACTCTTTATGTATCTATTactttttaatgttttgaaTTACTTAGTTGTCGCGTTTGCATAAATGATTTGAAATGAGCTACGTAGGTAGTAAATTCCATATCAATAATATCACGTTTGATAGCTAGTTAATAAGTAAATCATTCACGTATAAAACTAATATCATGTTAGTTTtgcaatttaaaaatttataatgtataaaGTTATGATGGAATCGAAGTATTGATTTGTGTAGGATAGGAGATTAAATAAGCAATACATGAATAAGTAGATCCTCCGTAACTAATCATTTCTTAAAatgatatacaaatatatgCATAATTATTACCTGTATAATTTTAACCTACGGCTAAACAActcaataattcattttttcaaaaataaataaaattattagagaCAGTTGAAGGGAAAATGAGAGAAGAATTCATAAGATGAGGAGTCGCACTCTTACTAATAAGACGAAAGTTTAGATATTCAATTAAGAGTTACtaaatttctttaaaagaaaaaggataaatatatactccatcatacttttgaaatattgGTGTTTCTGTCgttcaaaaactaaaacatatatatcCTTCATACTAGTTGAaatacacgtgtcataatcttattcaCCGACccgatatttattaaatatccaATTCGATGGATAAAGTTGCAACACGTGTCTCTATTTAATCTTCCGTTAGAGTGAAGAACATATATACTTCACTTTTAAATGACAGAGACACCAATATCCCAAAAGTATGCATAGTGGATATCTGCATAGCGCATATACCACTTACGATagttcataaatatattttatccttttcctttttttaacattttaataaaaattctgactTCGCCCGGAAAAAATGTTGTGAGTTGGAAGGGTGGAAAAGTTTGTTGGGTTGCCTAGCaactaaatacaaaaaaaaaaaagcagcaCATCACACACTCATCAGAAAGTCAAAAGAGCAACAGCTAACATAGACAGTTAGTTGGCCTGAGACACACACTAGACCTgacactattttttattaaaattgtataacactatctttttctattttttattcagTCCCTCCATACTCTTATCACAATTTGCTTATAACTAATAGTGAAAGAGACTAAACAAAATCTTCTCTTGTCTATACATTAATTACAAAtctcttaatttgttttttttctttacaccTATTTCTTATCTGTATGTAGTTCTTAAGAAAAAGGGACAATTTTTCATACtgaaaaaacataataagaaGTTTTCATTTCAAGGTTAAGTtggacttttttaaaaatttattgaatttaagttttttGAAACATTCTTAAGATTGTTTGGTTTTGCAATGCAGGTTCAGTAAATGGGATTCAGTGTGAGCTTTGATGAATTCTTAGGTTTTTTCTCTATCTCCATTTGGTAAAGGTTTGTTCTTTTGGGGTTTGATCCTTTTCTTTGGTTCTTAACTATGTGTGTGTGGGTGGGATTGACACTATCCTTCCTGCTCCGCTCTTAACCAGAGGTCGAAAATAGAAAAATCTTGGTAGGAAGCGCTTTCCTCTTTGTGCCTTATGCGGTGGAagcaaaaaaaatgaagtttacGCTATCCgattcaatttgtttgtctggttttgactttgtaggaagtttaagaaaatgaataaaactttttaatcttgtgattataaagtaaagatatatataatgtaccaaaatgcccgTTAATCTTGTATTGAAGTTACAATTAAAGAGTTcacaaaaaaggaaagaaacgtTCTTTTTGAAATGGATTGAAAGGAAAGTAAGACAGTGAAATTGAAACGAAGGGAGTATGATAGAGTaaaacaaagaaattgaaatggagggagtatgaTAGTTGCTTTTATGGTGGTTGATTTTGTTTACTATCTTTTAAATTGGAAGTTTTGTGGAGCAAATTTTATTAGTGAAAAGGACTTGAATTTGATTTGTTTATTAGTACTTTTGAGTAGTTTGAAGTTGCTATATCATTTGTTGACTGATAGGACAAGGAGTAACACAATGTTTTTCTGTCAAAACTTTAACTTTTGAGATTATGTGTTCTTTATATATATCCGAAGATGCTATAGTAATCTTCGTTAGAAAGTATTAACTGTAGTCATGCTGTTGAATCAGAGAGTTACATTAGTACGTGATAGAGTCGGTAAGATTGGAGAATTTCCGTGATGTAAATCCAGTCAAGTGCAAACGAAATGATCGAGTAGATATCTTCCTTTACATTACTGGAAAACTTTAGAACTCGAAGGCTTAAGGACTTGAAAACATTCTGTCAATTGGTCTATTGTTACTACAAGTATGTTTTTTGATTATGTACTTTGTACTATATATCTGTTGCATATTTCTAGTCCTtactttgattcatttttttacaTGGAAGACAACAGATCAAGATGGAGGTCAATGAACCTGCGAAAATAGCTATAGTTAGACCAGTAGCTTCAAGGCCAAGATGTCCTATTTACAAATCTTTCTCAGAGCTCTTAGCTGGTGCGGTAGATATCTCATCCACAAATGTTCGTTCTGAAATGGCGATTACTGCCATAAGACCAAAGACTGTAAGGCTGAAGCCTGTAACAAACCATGCTTTAGTTGGAGAGAGCTCTTCACAGGTCGATTTTCTCTCTTTCTATGCTTCCATCATGTATGGCTTAAACGTTTCTTTGTTTCGTTATACTTCAATTGTGCATCTtgaataaatattcaaattgtTTTGCTGAGAACTTTTTAATCCTATAGTAAAACTTGTTATTTCAGGTTGGCGTGTCTGAGGCACCAGGTGGTTGTCGATCAGATTACATCCTGCAATCGGTAGAGAAACCCAAGGTCCTGTATAAACCCATAGCTAAACTTGCACCAAGGAAAACAATTCCTCTCCTTGAAAATAAGGTTAGTTTCCTTTTATATGTTGCGATCTATGTTGCTCTGACTCTTTAGAAATGTCAATGGGTGCATGgcggatcctccaaaagtagCACATTTTTGTAGAATCTAGCTACATAGGTTGCGACTTGCGATGATGGGACGACCCTTTTTTGTTAGTGTACAATAGTGCATAAATTCAGGCGGGATCAAGTTTCCTGCACTATTCAAATTGTTGTCTCACAATACGAGTAATGAATAGCTGAAGAAATGTACTATAATATTGTTTAAATTCTAGCACATCTTATGCATAGGGAAGCTCTGCATCTGATCAGCGACGAGAAAAAGCTGATGCTAAGGCTGATGCCCAATCAGCAAAAGAAGCTAAACAACATCATGACCTTACGACAGAATCTAAACGAAGTCTCTTAGCAAAATCAGGAGAAGACAAAAGAATAGTGCATTCAACAATCGTATCAGAGAGCACAGAAGAGGTTCCACAGTCTTTGATCAACACAAGTAATGTCGATCGTCCTAGTTATGATGGATATAATTGGAGAAAATATGGACAAAAGCAAGTTAAAGGAAGTGAATACCCGAGAAGTTACTATAAGTGCACGCATCTAAAGTGTCCTGTGAAAAAGAAGGTTGAAAGATCATATGATGGTCAGATTGCTGAAATTGTTTACAGGGGTGAACACAACCACCCAAAGCCTCAGCCTCCAAAGCGCAACTTGTCAGACGTACAAGTGCGAGCAGCCGTATGCAATGACACTTCTAAAGAAACAAATAACCCTGCATGGAGTAACCAACATCCTCAGACAAGTGAAGCTTACGTCTGTAGGATAGAAAATCCGAATGATGTCGGGTTGACTATAAATTCAGCTCATTCTAGCAAAGCACCATGCTTTTATGATCCCATTGCAGCTGCAGGAATGCACACTGATGCCGGAAATTCTGAAGATTCTGCTGAAGGAAGTAAAAAGTTGAAGGCTACTTGTGGTGACACAAAAACTAAAAGAAGGTAAGAAGCAAGtaaattcaattatatttatCACCTATCATAACTTAGTCTATCTACAGAACCGTTGCTAGCACCCTACATTTCACTCATTCTTGTTGCTAAGTCATTTGTCTATTAGTTCATtgttcacatttattttctaaGAACTTTAGGTGAGATTTTTCCTATGtgtatttgaatatttattcGACTTTGGTAGTTGTTATTCGGAAATACAACTGTAGTCTTTCATGTTATCACTTTCTAATAGTGACTATTATGGGGTTTTACCTTCCAGGAAAACTAAAGGCCTATGCAATGGAGCAGGTACATCAGGGGAAAGTACATTTCCTTATATTCCAAAACAAAGTACCACTGACTCTGAAATTACCGAGGATGGCTTTCGCTGGAGAAAATATGGACAGAAGGTTGTGAAAGGAAGTTCGTATCCCAGGTAAAATTCTTTTCTCATCCTTGTGCACAAACTTTAGAAGACAAAATCCAAGCAAATACCATACAGGGTGGAAtgacactataataactcacaAAGCATGCATATGATGAAGGTTACGTTATGCATGAATTTTGTAGCTTCTCGAATGTCAAACATCGGTCTCCTTCCTACTAGAACTAATAGGTTGATAAAAAATCAACACACAAAATCATATTGTGGAAGTATCCATCATGATTTATGAGTATGTAAAGGCGTCTGTGAGGGACTTGAGAATGGTCAGAGCCATTTATAACTGATGTTAAAGTAACTAACTGATAAAGCATAGTAAACGCAACACTTTGTTTTCAAGTCTTCAGAGAAAAATGAGCTCTAGCTAAGTTAGATACACTGAACTGACTTGGCCACTTGGGAGGCATCTCATCCTGTTTATGTATGATAACAGGCGTCTGTGGTAACATGATAATAGGTGTGAAGAATGCATGATATAATGTATACATCATATGTTAGAGTTGTCTATGTTACTATAACAATACATGGTTCTAATTTAAGTTTAACTCGTTACATTCGTTGATGGATTAGTTCACATAATATCTTGAATGATtgagaagaagaacaaaaaatgcTTTGGCGGTTTGGCCTATTTCCCTCTAATATATTTTCCTATCATCATGTCTTGATTGCTGCTGTATACAGAAGCTATTATAGATGCACAAGTCCTAAATGCAGCATGCGTAAGTTTGTTGAAAGAACCATGGATGATCCAAAAGCCTTTATTACTACATATGAGGGAAAACACAACCATGGTGTTCCAAACAGAAGACCAAATTCAGAGGCATCCAAGACAAGCTCAAAATCTTCAGCTATGAAAGAGAAATCATAGTGTCCGCGATCAGAATAACCTCATCCCAGCAAAAATAAACTACATGCTAATATTATACAATCAAGAAGATGGTTTAGCAAATCGGAAATTAATGAAGTTAATCTTATTGCTGTAGTCATTATATTTCCTTTGCTAAACCATCTGAGATCGCCAAATGCTTGGGAGTTCTGTTTTGCTTGAAGAGGCTACTATTGAGATCTTTTCAAGCATCAAGAATGTAAACAATCGGCCTCTTATTAGTTATCTATATATGTTCAagacataaatattaaattgttaaGTTGACAAACagttatttcaaaatatgagTTTCTTATTTAGCTTTTTTGATACCTTATTATACTGTTTTGAAGTGTGCATCTTTTCTCTTCATTTAATAGTACAAACTATTAACTTAGAATTCagtaacttaaaataactaGAATCTTAAATTCATAGTTCAGCCTAATGCTTTATTTTCTGTCTGCAAATTTTACtcatcaacttctttttctgATTTACCGGTTTTAGAGCATACTTCAATATTTGTTCTTTTGGAATTAAggatgtgtttggtatgaaagaaaaatattttcttgaaaaataaatgaaaagtaaatttatatttactttcaaatatttggtaagtaaacaagaaaatattaacCTGAAAGTCGAATTACTATATACTAATATCAAGTAAAACACTATGAAGTGAGATAAGGTAGGAAGTGGGGGTTCAGGGGTGACATGGTCAAGGGGAATGGGTTGTGGGGACTGCATGGATGCGAGACAATAAACTTgaaatgatatttaattttcttaaattattagaaatagttttaaaaatatctcttatttaaattataaacaaCCTTAAGAACACCTCTTGGTTTGACTAAAATGAACTTAAATGCATTTTTGATAAGACATTATTATCTGTCGACTGTTCAAagacaaaactaataatttgaATCGTTTTTTAT
Proteins encoded:
- the LOC107002688 gene encoding WRKY transcription factor 44, producing MEVNEPAKIAIVRPVASRPRCPIYKSFSELLAGAVDISSTNVRSEMAITAIRPKTVRLKPVTNHALVGESSSQVGVSEAPGGCRSDYILQSVEKPKVLYKPIAKLAPRKTIPLLENKGSSASDQRREKADAKADAQSAKEAKQHHDLTTESKRSLLAKSGEDKRIVHSTIVSESTEEVPQSLINTSNVDRPSYDGYNWRKYGQKQVKGSEYPRSYYKCTHLKCPVKKKVERSYDGQIAEIVYRGEHNHPKPQPPKRNLSDVQVRAAVCNDTSKETNNPAWSNQHPQTSEAYVCRIENPNDVGLTINSAHSSKAPCFYDPIAAAGMHTDAGNSEDSAEGSKKLKATCGDTKTKRRKTKGLCNGAGTSGESTFPYIPKQSTTDSEITEDGFRWRKYGQKVVKGSSYPRSYYRCTSPKCSMRKFVERTMDDPKAFITTYEGKHNHGVPNRRPNSEASKTSSKSSAMKEKS